The Geothrix oryzae DNA window CTGCTCCTGCTGGGCCAGGCAGCCGGTGACGCCCACCATCAGCGGGCGCCGCTGCTTCTCCTCGCGGAGGCGGCCCAGCTCCGAATAGACCTTGTGCACGGCCTTCTCGCGGATGGAGCAGGTGTTCAGCAGCACCAGCTCGGCCTCCTCCGCCGAATCCACCGCCTCGAAGCCCTCGGCCGACAGCAATCCCGACAGCTTTTCGCCGTCGTGATCGTTCATCTGGCAGCCCCAGGTCTGGATGTGGAACTTCATGCACCGGCCCAAAACCCTCGATTGTACCGGAAGCCTGTTGAAACGCCTTCTGAGATCAGAACCGGTATCGGGCCCCCAGGGTCACCTGCCGGCCGGGCAGCAGGTAGTACTGGGCATCCCCCAGCTCACTCTCGGCCACGGGCTTGCGGCGATCCGTGAGGTTCTGGCCGCTGAGGCGGAGGTCCCAGCTGCGCTCCCGCCATCCGAGACTGGCGGCGCAGGTGGCGTAACCGCCCATGGGCGCGGTGTTCCGCTGGTTGAGGAGGACCGCCCCCACATAGTTCATCTCCACCGTGGCCGTCAGTCCCCTGGCCGGCGCATAGGCCAGGCCCAGCCCTGCCAGGTGGTAGGGGGACATCTCCAGCCGCTTGCCCGCCAGCTGCGTGAGGGTGCCATCCCCGAAGTCCTTCCGGTAGTCCCGGAACCGGGCGTCGTGGTAGCTGTAGGCCGCCCGGGCCGTGAGGTCGCCGGCGATCCGGAAGGTGGCGCTGGCTTCGGCCCCCTGGAAGCGCTCCGTACCGGCGTTCACGAGCACCGGCGCCCCCGCCACGGATTGGGGGACGACCAGGTTCTGGAAGTCCATGAGGAAGGTGCTGACCTCGAGGGCGAGGCGCCGGTCCAGGAGGTCGGCCTTCAGGCCGAGGTCGTAGCTGGTGGCCGTCTCCGGCTCGAGGATCCGGGCGCTGCTGTCCAGGCCGAAATCCATGGCCGCCGGTTTGAAGGTGCTGCGGACGCCGGCGAAGAGATTCACCCGGTCGGTGCCCGACTGCCAGGCGGTCCAGGTGGCCCCAGCGCTGCCCGACAGGCGCGTCGTGGTCTTGGTGTCCGAGCCATCGTCGAGGGCGCCGCTGCCGAAGTCCAGCGTGGCCGCGCGACGGGCCTCGTCGGCCCGCGTGAGCCGGAGACCGGCCTCCAGCACCAGCCTGGGCACGGTCTGCCACTGGACGAAGGCGTAGAGTCCGGAGAAGTCGCGGCGATCGTCGATGCGGATGTCAGCCTGACTGGGCAGGGCCGCCGCCCCGGGCGCGTTGGACCCGTCCAGGTTCACGGCGTAGTCGAAGTCTCCGCCCCGGCCGCTGCCCTGACCGTGAAGGTGGTCCACGCCGGTCACGACCTTGAGCGCTTCGCCCAGGGACCAGGTCAGATGGGAATCGAAGTAGACATCCGTGAGGTCGATGCGCTCGCGGAACCCATGGGCGTTGGGATCCGTGGGTCCCACTTCGGTGAGGAACCCGCGGAAGGCATCCTGCCGCGCCCGCGCGACGGAGAGGGTGGTGGACCAGAGGAACGAGGCATCCAGGACCCTGTCGTATCCGGTGGTGAAGGTGAAACGCCGGTCGTTGAGGAAGGCCCCGGCCGGATTGTGGTTCGCATCGATGGGCACCTGGTCGGTCAGGATCCTGCCCACCCGGGGGAAGGGACTCGCGGGCTTCTGATCCACCGCCGCGCCTTCCAGATCGAACCGGATCACGCCGTCCAGGGCCTGGAGCCGGTTCCGCCACAGCAGGTGGCTCCGCTTGAAGTCGGTGCGGGCATCCTCGAAGCCCTGCTGGTCGTGATCGACCGTCAGGCTGGAATCCACGCCCGACCAGACTGGCAGCCGCAGGGTCCCGCCGGCGCCGAAGCTGCCGTGGGTCCCCAGGGAGAGGCGCGCCGAGTTCCGGGCGTCCGCGGGCAGGCTGCGGATCACCTGGATCACGCCGACGAAGGAGGTCGCTCCGTACATCACGGGGGCCGCGCCCCGCTGGACTTCGATGCGCTCCACACCCTCCAGGCTGAGGGTGGACAGGGCCGGATTGAAAGCGCCGCCCCAGGGCACCCCATCCACCACGAGCAGGAAGGCGTCGAACTCCTTCAGGCCCCAGAACTCCGGCACGCTTCCCGCCGGGCCGCCATCGCCGCCGGGCGCGATGAACACCCCGGCCGCCAGGCCGAGGGCGGACCGGAGGTCCGTGGCCCCGCGGTCCGCGAGCTCCTTGGCGGAAAAGACGCTGATCGAGGCCGGCACCTTGGCCGGGTCCTCGGGGAACCGCGTGGCGGTCACCTCGACCGTGGCGGTTCCTTCAGCCTTGGTGGCAGCCTTGGCGGTGGCCTGGGAAGGAGCCTGGGCCTGGAGGCTCGCACCCGCCACCAGGAGGCAGGAGATCAGGGGCAGACACGGATGGGACGCCATGGGTTCTCCGGGGGCAATGGGTGGGGGCGGGATTGGTGCTCAGAACGCGGCCCGGAGGCTGAACTGCCACACGCGCGGCTGCTGGAAGTTGCCCGGCGTGAAGGCTCCGCCCAGGTTGTTCACCCAGGTCATGGGCTGACGGTTGGTGGCGTTGAGGATGTCCACCGCGGCCCGGAGATCCATCTTCTGCACGCGGATCCGCCAGGCCAGGCCCAGGTCGAGGCTCATGACATGGGGCAATTCCTGATCGCCGCGCGCAGTGCCGGGAGCCAGCACATTGTCGCCGGAGACCTTCACGAGGCTGCTGTACCGCAGGCCCGACCGCCAGAGGAACGCGAAGGAGGACTCCAGGTTCCAGGGCAGGGCCGCGCTGCCGAAGGCCTTCCAGGCGTGCTTCACTTCCTCGTTCAGGGTGCCGTCGTAGGGCGACGGGCGGTAGTCCTGGCGCAGGCTCGGGATGGAGGCGAATCCTGTGTTCTTGGCGGTGGAGGTGTTCACATTGCCCACCTCGGAGTTGCCGTTCAGGTCGCCCTGGCTGTAGCTCAACTGGAGCCGGTGGCCGCCCTCGAAGGTCCGCCGCGCCATCAAGTCGAAGCCCCGGAAGTCCCGCCTCAGCCCCGGCAGGTTGGCGATCACCTTCTTCGTGGCGGAGGCGTTGGCCAGGGCATCCAGCTCGGGCAGGTAGCCGTAGGTGGAACTGTAGGTGTCGATGAGGTCGCGCACGGCCTTGACCGTGACCGTGGCCTCGAAGGTCCAGGTCCCGAGCCAGGGCAGGTCCTGGACCCGCTCCACACCCGCCTGGTAGAGGTCCGTGCGCGGCGCCTTGAGATCGCCCACCGCCACATTCTTCACGCCCTGCACGCCCGTGGCCTGCCAGGTGCGCCAGTCGTTCAGGGAGGGGATCCACACCTGCTTCACCGTGGCGGGGCCGCCGGTGGTGGCTCCGGCCGCGGCGAGGTTGCCCGGGGTCGCGGGGCTGTAGATGCGGCCGGCGTAGGCGTAGAACCGCGTCCGCCCGTCCGCCGCCGGATCCCAGGACAGACCCACGCGGGGGCTCAGCAGGGTCTGGCGGTAGAGCGGCCGTCCGTCCTCCGCATCGAGACTCG harbors:
- a CDS encoding TonB-dependent receptor, which translates into the protein MASHPCLPLISCLLVAGASLQAQAPSQATAKAATKAEGTATVEVTATRFPEDPAKVPASISVFSAKELADRGATDLRSALGLAAGVFIAPGGDGGPAGSVPEFWGLKEFDAFLLVVDGVPWGGAFNPALSTLSLEGVERIEVQRGAAPVMYGATSFVGVIQVIRSLPADARNSARLSLGTHGSFGAGGTLRLPVWSGVDSSLTVDHDQQGFEDARTDFKRSHLLWRNRLQALDGVIRFDLEGAAVDQKPASPFPRVGRILTDQVPIDANHNPAGAFLNDRRFTFTTGYDRVLDASFLWSTTLSVARARQDAFRGFLTEVGPTDPNAHGFRERIDLTDVYFDSHLTWSLGEALKVVTGVDHLHGQGSGRGGDFDYAVNLDGSNAPGAAALPSQADIRIDDRRDFSGLYAFVQWQTVPRLVLEAGLRLTRADEARRAATLDFGSGALDDGSDTKTTTRLSGSAGATWTAWQSGTDRVNLFAGVRSTFKPAAMDFGLDSSARILEPETATSYDLGLKADLLDRRLALEVSTFLMDFQNLVVPQSVAGAPVLVNAGTERFQGAEASATFRIAGDLTARAAYSYHDARFRDYRKDFGDGTLTQLAGKRLEMSPYHLAGLGLAYAPARGLTATVEMNYVGAVLLNQRNTAPMGGYATCAASLGWRERSWDLRLSGQNLTDRRKPVAESELGDAQYYLLPGRQVTLGARYRF